A genomic region of Eriocheir sinensis breed Jianghai 21 chromosome 42, ASM2467909v1, whole genome shotgun sequence contains the following coding sequences:
- the LOC127009860 gene encoding zinc finger protein OZF-like has product MQGRMTSTNTPTHSGVRPHESRECGKRFSNKSNPKHHTLKHTGAGNHECEVCGKCFTRKGSLNTHTFTHTGERNHECEVCGKCFTWKSYLNRHTLTHTGERNHECEVCGKCFRQKSDLNRHTLTHTGERNHECEVCGKCFSQKSSLNTHSLAHTGERNHECEVCGKCFSLKSSLNLHFQIHTGEKNYKCQVCGKQFRIKSNFNTHTLTHTGEKNHECGVCGKCFSLKSSLKTHSLTHTGERNHECGVCGKCFSLKSSLKTHSLTHTGERNHECGVCGKCFSQKSSLKTHSLTHTGERNHECGVCGKCFSLKTYLNTHSLTHTGARNHECEVCGKCFSQKSYLKTHSLTHTGARNHECEVCGKRFKLKSGLNSHIFRHSGHKGFKCDVCGKRFMTKGEIAQHMKVHFPC; this is encoded by the coding sequence aTGCAAGGAAGGATGACTTCAACAAATActcccacacactctggtgtaagacctcacgaaagccgtgagtgtggcaaaaggtttagtaataagagtaaccccaaacatcacacccttaaacacactggtgcaggaaatcatgagtgtgaagtttgtgggaaatgtttcactcGGAAGGgtagcctcaacacacacacttttacacacactggtgaaagaaatcatgaatgtgaagtttgtgggaaatgtttcacttGGAAGAGttacctcaacagacacacccttacacacactggtgaaagaaatcatgaatgtgaagtttgtgggaaatgtttccgtcagaagagtgacctcaacagacacacccttacacacactggtgaaagaaatcatgagtgtgaagtttgtgggaaatgtttcagtcagaagagtagcctcaacacacacagtcttgcacacactggtgaaagaaatcatgagtgtgaagtttgtgggaaatgtttcagtctgaagagtAGCCTCAACTTACACTTCCaaatacacactggtgaaaaaaactATAAATGTCAAGTTTGTGGAAAACAATTTAGAATAAAAAGTaacttcaacacacacacccttacacacactggtgaaaaaaatcatgagtgtggagtttgtgggaaatgtttcagtctgaagagtAGCCTCAAaacacactcccttacacacactggcgaaagaaatcatgagtgtggagtttgtgggaaatgtttcagtctgaagagtAGCCTCAAaacacactcccttacacacactggtgaaagaaatcatgagtgtggagtttgtgggaaatgtttcagtcagaagagtagCCTCAAaacacactcccttacacacactggtgaaagaaatcatgagtgtggagtttgtgggaaatgtttcagtctgaagacttacctcaacacacactcccttacacacactggtgcaagaaatcatgaatgtgaagtttgtgggaaatgtttcagtcagaagagttATCTCAAAACgcactcccttacacacactggtgcaagaaatcatgagtgtgaagtttgtggaaaaagattcaaactgaagagtGGATTGAACAGTCACATCTTCAGACACTccggtcataaagggttcaagtgcgatgtttgtggaaaacgtttcatgactaagggtgagattgcccagcacatgaaggtccacttcccCTGCTGA